The following proteins are co-located in the Limisphaerales bacterium genome:
- a CDS encoding cation-translocating P-type ATPase: MQDTEQLETAENAKVKQAATTVKYIFVGILFVINGFIADWFLGSESSVGDLSAMIGAFILGIRIFRTTIHDLRQGLLTTNELVAIAVLATFSSGEYHAAGLVAFFMLLGEMIESRTASGAKEAIRRLMKLTPTRAIRIVDGVEEEVAAVDLAVGDRIRVRPGDNVPADGEILLGTGSINQANITGESLPVDKQPGDNVFQGTINLDGMLEVNVTKVGEQTEFGRVRELILQAAQSKTQLMKIVDQYMGFYTPLVLVIGALVWAFTQDLNRVISVFIVSSPVAFILATPTAMVAAVATASRLGILIKQVSDIELAAKINAFVFDKTGTITTGTLTVSRLAPVEGVTRAELLLATATAEQYSNHPTAKAIGKLAAEAGLKLSDPKDFKEIAGKGVQATVDGAKILVGREMWLNEIGVTGDLTGSVDIDEAAGYSLVFVSRNGEFIGWVGMTDEIRTEAAESLSELRHEGVRRLAIVSGDRTPVAERVAAEVGCEEVRAECLPGQKVEYVQDIRSKGYKVAFVGDGVNDAPALKAGDIGIAMGAAGSDVAIQSATIALMNNDLRRLPFLVHLSRMTRSVINQNFIFGILFVIIGLVLATLSYITPVKAAMLNVAGSLIVVFNSARLVREGEEFDPFEEGRESEPEAKDSEPAEIEIGAEPKLAVETD, from the coding sequence ATGCAGGACACCGAACAACTTGAAACGGCGGAGAACGCCAAAGTCAAACAGGCCGCCACCACGGTGAAATATATTTTCGTCGGCATCCTGTTCGTCATCAATGGCTTTATTGCTGATTGGTTTCTCGGATCGGAATCCAGCGTGGGTGACCTGAGCGCCATGATCGGTGCGTTCATTCTTGGCATTCGCATCTTTCGCACCACCATACATGATTTGCGGCAAGGACTGCTCACCACCAATGAGCTGGTGGCCATCGCGGTGTTGGCAACGTTTTCATCGGGCGAATATCACGCCGCCGGGCTCGTGGCATTTTTCATGTTGCTCGGTGAAATGATTGAGAGCCGAACCGCTTCCGGGGCCAAGGAAGCTATTCGCCGATTGATGAAGCTGACGCCCACCCGAGCCATTCGGATCGTGGATGGCGTTGAGGAAGAAGTGGCGGCGGTGGACCTCGCCGTGGGCGATCGCATCCGCGTGCGGCCGGGCGACAATGTGCCTGCGGATGGTGAGATTCTTCTGGGCACCGGATCGATCAATCAAGCCAACATCACCGGTGAATCGCTGCCGGTGGATAAGCAACCCGGCGACAATGTTTTTCAGGGCACGATCAATCTGGACGGGATGTTGGAAGTCAACGTCACCAAAGTCGGGGAGCAAACGGAATTTGGCCGGGTGCGCGAATTGATTTTACAGGCGGCGCAATCCAAGACGCAGCTGATGAAAATTGTGGATCAGTACATGGGATTTTACACGCCGTTGGTGTTGGTCATTGGCGCGTTGGTTTGGGCCTTCACGCAGGATTTGAACCGCGTGATCTCTGTGTTCATTGTGTCCAGCCCCGTGGCTTTTATCCTCGCCACTCCCACTGCGATGGTGGCTGCGGTGGCCACTGCGTCGCGTTTGGGGATTCTCATCAAGCAGGTGAGTGATATTGAATTAGCTGCGAAGATCAACGCGTTTGTATTTGATAAAACCGGCACCATCACCACAGGCACCCTGACGGTGAGTCGTTTGGCTCCGGTGGAAGGGGTAACCCGCGCCGAGTTGTTACTGGCAACCGCGACGGCGGAACAATACAGCAATCACCCCACCGCAAAAGCGATTGGGAAACTGGCAGCGGAAGCGGGGTTGAAGCTCTCTGATCCAAAAGATTTTAAGGAAATCGCCGGTAAAGGCGTGCAGGCCACAGTGGACGGTGCCAAGATTTTGGTGGGCCGGGAAATGTGGCTCAACGAAATTGGCGTGACCGGTGATCTCACCGGCTCGGTAGATATTGATGAAGCCGCCGGATACAGTTTGGTGTTTGTTAGTCGCAACGGGGAATTCATCGGCTGGGTGGGGATGACCGATGAGATCCGCACTGAGGCGGCCGAGTCGCTGTCGGAATTGCGGCATGAAGGTGTGCGCCGCCTTGCGATTGTCTCCGGTGACCGTACGCCGGTGGCCGAGCGTGTGGCCGCCGAGGTGGGCTGCGAAGAGGTGCGCGCGGAATGTTTGCCCGGCCAAAAAGTGGAATACGTTCAGGATATCCGATCCAAGGGTTACAAGGTTGCCTTCGTGGGTGATGGCGTGAACGATGCCCCCGCGCTCAAGGCAGGCGATATCGGCATCGCTATGGGCGCAGCTGGCAGTGATGTGGCCATTCAAAGTGCCACCATCGCGCTGATGAATAATGATCTGCGGCGTCTTCCCTTTTTAGTGCATCTCTCCCGGATGACACGCAGCGTGATTAACCAGAATTTTATTTTTGGAATTCTGTTTGTCATCATCGGGCTGGTTCTGGCCACGTTGAGTTACATCACTCCGGTGAAGGCAGCCATGTTGAATGTGGCCGGCTCGTTGATCGTGGTATTCAATAGTGCCCGACTGGTTCGTGAAGGTGAGGAATTTGATCCGTTTGAAGAAGGGCGCGAGTCCGAGCCCGAGGCTAAGGATTCAGAACCGGCCGAGATCGAAATTGGGGCAGAGCCCAAATTGGCAGTGGAGACGGACTAA
- a CDS encoding ABC transporter ATP-binding protein — protein MVETQTQDTSRETEGGAIVRVDNLVKVFRDFWGRPKARAVNGVNFEVRTGEVFGLLGPNGSGKSTTIKMMLGLLNPTKGFIDIFGQSPRDVKTKERIGYLPEESYLYKYLNSTETLDFFGGLFALDSKEKKIRSEQLLDMVGLTATQMRTVGEFSKGMQRRIGLAQALINDPDLVILDEPTSGLDPVGCREIKDLILNLKARGKTVILSSHLLADVEDVCDRAVIYYGGKIQQYGTLEELLTERDTIRFTLPALSEKAQQEVMNVLGKHVAKDQVRVENPTQNLESFFLNVVENAIAKDEGTSGSTAGNEVAEFLRADDPLPTQADKMLERLAEKESAKTVPTPAEPVPEKPKVDTAKLDSLSGDETKKELVKRDSGKTKQSQSLDEADDKLSGLLGGD, from the coding sequence ATGGTTGAAACACAAACACAAGATACATCGCGCGAAACCGAAGGCGGGGCGATCGTACGGGTTGACAATTTGGTCAAAGTATTTCGCGATTTCTGGGGACGGCCCAAAGCGCGCGCGGTAAATGGGGTGAACTTCGAGGTGCGCACCGGCGAGGTTTTCGGCTTGCTGGGCCCTAATGGCTCGGGGAAATCCACCACCATCAAAATGATGCTCGGCCTGCTCAATCCGACCAAGGGATTCATCGACATTTTTGGCCAAAGCCCGCGTGATGTGAAAACGAAAGAACGGATCGGGTATCTGCCGGAGGAATCGTATCTTTACAAGTATTTGAATTCAACTGAGACGCTGGATTTTTTTGGCGGTTTGTTTGCGCTGGATTCCAAAGAGAAAAAAATCCGATCAGAACAATTGTTGGACATGGTGGGACTCACCGCCACGCAAATGCGGACAGTGGGTGAGTTTTCCAAAGGTATGCAGCGCCGGATCGGGTTGGCTCAAGCGTTGATCAACGATCCTGATCTGGTGATTCTCGATGAACCCACCAGTGGTTTGGATCCGGTGGGTTGCCGGGAAATTAAGGATCTCATTCTCAACCTCAAAGCGCGGGGGAAGACGGTTATCCTGTCCAGTCATCTGCTCGCTGACGTGGAGGATGTGTGCGATCGCGCAGTGATTTATTATGGCGGCAAAATTCAACAGTACGGAACGCTGGAGGAATTGCTGACCGAACGCGACACCATTCGCTTCACGCTTCCTGCGTTGTCCGAGAAAGCCCAGCAGGAAGTCATGAACGTCCTTGGTAAACACGTGGCCAAAGATCAGGTGCGCGTGGAAAACCCGACTCAAAACCTGGAAAGCTTTTTCCTGAACGTGGTGGAAAATGCTATCGCGAAGGACGAGGGGACCTCCGGCTCCACGGCGGGTAATGAGGTGGCTGAATTTTTGCGGGCGGATGATCCGTTGCCCACGCAGGCAGACAAGATGCTTGAGCGGCTTGCCGAAAAGGAATCCGCCAAAACCGTCCCCACCCCGGCTGAGCCCGTGCCGGAGAAGCCAAAAGTGGACACCGCTAAACTTGATTCCCTCTCCGGTGACGAGACTAAGAAAGAGCTCGTCAAACGGGATTCAGGAAAAACTAAACAATCACAATCCCTCGACGAGGCCGATGACAAACTCTCCGGTCTGCTCGGCGGCGATTGA
- a CDS encoding ABC transporter permease: MSWTRVALSGMLLLVICGGIVWGILDCRVRHVAMLTWKTAVRLRFIWVMIILLLLAVGGLPAVLRDDGSAKGMAQIILTYTLSMTTGILGLSTLWLAVGSMASDIGGCQMQMIVTKPIARWQIWLGKWLGIMGLNLVLLGLAGTVVYAMVEYRARVLTSSQYERLKDRTDDEIKQDVTKALRENRVRVEEVFVLQEEKRQLKLDDNQRPIFQPMGALKQLLAGLPERELRTQVLVARAPLELVDVKIMERSGNSMNSSSYKDWRKLQRENDERVELAKALMEVQAMARAEQDRRANKGGAFENVEIPQSLPFDIQRQIQDRVRMGYLISSQVMRPETARQFIFQKPRGGFDEDSGLVLRFQLLDTRMNFKGDRQYRTVVGYGPSIDQPGIEIVGSYIARTQIEEAMLAKGFRLGENGEREEVSVFGEDGKLYVNVMNAEIPQPEQEYMAALKLPFLNETTGELDPRGVEVMYYEGGFFKNYLRALAVVFAWLGALAALGLMAASFMSLPMAVFACTGILLISFCTGLLKDVVKDDTIMQTYTDGVHDTSVVDIFAINSFKVMVAVISPVKDYSPIGDLTEGRAITWGQLGRAYSYIWGVTGLLISGLGMLILTRRQLAITDTTE, translated from the coding sequence ATGAGTTGGACCCGCGTTGCGTTGAGTGGCATGTTGCTGCTTGTCATCTGCGGCGGTATCGTGTGGGGTATTTTAGATTGTCGCGTTCGACACGTTGCCATGCTTACGTGGAAAACGGCGGTTCGCCTTCGTTTTATTTGGGTGATGATCATTCTTCTGTTGCTCGCTGTGGGCGGGCTGCCGGCTGTTTTGCGAGATGACGGCTCGGCCAAGGGCATGGCGCAAATCATCCTCACCTACACCCTGAGCATGACCACCGGCATTTTGGGGCTCTCCACGTTGTGGCTGGCGGTGGGCAGTATGGCGTCGGATATTGGCGGATGCCAAATGCAGATGATAGTCACCAAACCCATCGCTCGCTGGCAAATCTGGCTGGGCAAATGGCTGGGCATCATGGGCCTAAACCTCGTCCTGTTAGGTTTGGCGGGAACGGTGGTGTACGCGATGGTGGAATACCGCGCGCGTGTGCTGACCAGTTCCCAATACGAACGGCTCAAAGATCGGACTGATGATGAAATTAAACAGGATGTCACCAAGGCATTGAGGGAAAACCGGGTTCGGGTTGAAGAGGTGTTTGTGCTTCAGGAAGAGAAACGCCAATTAAAGTTGGACGACAATCAAAGACCGATATTTCAGCCGATGGGTGCGCTTAAGCAATTGTTGGCGGGTTTGCCGGAGCGTGAACTGCGAACGCAAGTGCTGGTCGCCCGGGCTCCGCTGGAATTGGTGGATGTAAAAATAATGGAGCGGAGCGGGAACAGTATGAATTCCAGTTCGTATAAAGACTGGAGGAAACTGCAGCGGGAAAATGATGAGCGAGTGGAATTAGCCAAAGCCCTAATGGAGGTTCAGGCGATGGCCCGGGCCGAGCAGGATCGCCGGGCAAATAAGGGGGGCGCTTTCGAGAATGTGGAGATTCCCCAGTCGCTGCCCTTTGATATTCAGCGGCAAATTCAAGACAGGGTGCGCATGGGATACCTGATCAGCTCACAAGTGATGCGGCCGGAAACCGCAAGGCAGTTTATCTTCCAAAAACCAAGGGGAGGGTTTGACGAAGACAGCGGGTTGGTTCTGAGATTTCAACTGTTGGATACTCGTATGAATTTCAAAGGGGATCGTCAATATCGTACCGTAGTGGGGTATGGGCCTTCAATCGATCAACCCGGCATTGAAATTGTGGGAAGCTATATTGCGCGAACCCAAATCGAGGAGGCGATGCTGGCCAAGGGATTTCGCCTTGGAGAAAATGGTGAACGCGAAGAGGTCAGCGTTTTTGGTGAGGATGGTAAATTGTATGTGAATGTGATGAATGCGGAAATTCCGCAACCGGAACAGGAATATATGGCCGCGCTGAAACTGCCATTTCTGAATGAAACCACCGGCGAGCTGGATCCTCGCGGCGTGGAGGTGATGTATTATGAGGGCGGATTTTTCAAAAATTACCTGCGCGCATTGGCTGTGGTATTTGCCTGGCTGGGTGCGTTGGCCGCGCTGGGGCTCATGGCCGCAAGCTTTATGTCCCTCCCTATGGCGGTGTTTGCCTGCACAGGAATCCTGCTCATTTCCTTTTGCACCGGATTGCTGAAAGACGTGGTGAAAGATGATACCATTATGCAGACCTATACCGACGGAGTGCACGACACTTCTGTGGTGGATATTTTTGCAATCAATTCATTTAAGGTGATGGTGGCAGTGATCTCACCAGTAAAGGATTACTCACCGATTGGAGATCTCACCGAAGGCCGGGCCATCACTTGGGGGCAACTGGGCCGGGCCTATAGTTATATTTGGGGCGTAACGGGCCTCTTGATTTCCGGGCTCGGGATGCTAATCTTAACCCGCCGCCAACTGGCCATTACCGATACTACCGAATGA
- a CDS encoding peptide ABC transporter substrate-binding protein, producing MRIVQLISCFAVLCAGCGKADETNKGSGGGQPIDKSKQVLRLGNSSEPEGLDPQIVTGVPEHFILAALLEGLLSENPKTLAPEPGVAERWEISEDGREYTFHFRANAKWTNGDTVKASDFAYSYERMLTPEMATKYGYMLHVLKNAKAFNEGTLKDFSKVGVKAVDDRTLVLTLEESTPYFLQLINHYSWYPVHPPTIEKFGGMTQRDSQWTQPKNYVGNGSFRLKEWKLNEHILVEKNPRYWDADKVRLEKIYFLPISSAETEEKMFRDGQLHVTQTIPLTRIEHYQKEEPQVLRVDPYLGTYFYRVNVNHKALKDKRVRQALAMSINRYEITRFVMKAGQIPAYYMTPPDTAGYTSKTKFTFDPDRARQLLAEAGYPNGRGFPKIDIYYNTSEAHKQVAEALQQMWKKTLNIDIGLFNQEWKVYLDTVNKIKYDVARAGWIGDYNDPNTFLDMWLTGGGNNQTGWSNARYDRLINEAGQSSDSTARFEKFQRAEAILLDEMPVIPIYFYVSLSLVKPNVRGWHPNILDHHPYKYIYLE from the coding sequence ATGCGGATTGTTCAACTCATTTCCTGCTTCGCCGTCCTTTGCGCGGGATGCGGGAAGGCGGATGAAACCAACAAAGGCTCGGGGGGAGGTCAGCCGATTGATAAGAGCAAACAGGTACTTCGGCTCGGCAATTCATCGGAACCGGAAGGACTGGACCCGCAAATCGTTACCGGTGTGCCGGAGCATTTCATTCTGGCTGCGTTATTGGAAGGGTTGCTGAGCGAAAACCCCAAGACCCTTGCGCCTGAGCCGGGAGTGGCCGAGCGGTGGGAAATATCCGAGGACGGCCGCGAATACACCTTCCACTTTCGCGCAAATGCAAAATGGACCAATGGCGATACGGTGAAAGCCAGCGACTTTGCATACTCATACGAGCGGATGCTCACCCCGGAAATGGCCACCAAGTACGGCTACATGCTGCATGTGCTGAAAAATGCCAAGGCGTTTAACGAGGGCACATTGAAAGATTTTTCCAAAGTTGGCGTAAAGGCGGTGGATGACCGTACGCTTGTGCTTACGTTGGAGGAGTCCACTCCATATTTTCTCCAGCTCATCAATCATTACTCGTGGTATCCGGTACACCCGCCCACCATCGAGAAGTTTGGTGGCATGACCCAGCGCGATTCTCAATGGACCCAGCCCAAAAATTACGTGGGCAACGGCAGCTTTCGCCTCAAGGAATGGAAGCTCAACGAGCACATTCTTGTTGAGAAAAACCCCCGCTACTGGGACGCGGACAAGGTCCGGCTGGAGAAGATTTATTTTCTACCCATCTCTAGTGCCGAGACTGAAGAAAAAATGTTTCGGGATGGCCAGTTGCACGTTACCCAGACCATTCCACTCACCCGCATTGAGCATTACCAAAAAGAGGAGCCGCAAGTGCTGCGTGTGGATCCGTACCTCGGCACCTATTTTTATCGAGTGAATGTGAATCACAAAGCGTTGAAGGACAAACGCGTTCGACAGGCACTGGCGATGTCCATCAATCGCTATGAGATAACCCGCTTCGTGATGAAGGCCGGTCAGATTCCTGCTTATTATATGACGCCGCCCGACACTGCCGGCTACACATCGAAGACCAAGTTCACCTTTGATCCTGACCGCGCGCGCCAGTTGCTGGCCGAGGCGGGCTATCCCAATGGCCGAGGCTTCCCCAAGATTGATATTTACTACAACACCAGCGAAGCCCACAAACAAGTTGCCGAAGCGCTCCAGCAAATGTGGAAGAAAACCCTCAATATTGACATTGGGTTATTTAATCAGGAATGGAAAGTGTACTTGGACACCGTTAACAAAATTAAGTACGACGTGGCCCGCGCCGGATGGATTGGAGATTATAATGACCCCAACACCTTCCTCGATATGTGGCTCACTGGCGGCGGCAACAACCAAACTGGCTGGTCCAATGCCCGCTACGACCGGCTGATCAATGAAGCCGGACAGAGCAGCGATTCCACAGCGCGCTTCGAGAAATTTCAGAGGGCAGAGGCCATCCTGCTCGACGAAATGCCGGTCATCCCCATTTATTTTTATGTGAGCCTGTCCCTCGTGAAACCCAACGTGCGCGGCTGGCACCCGAACATCCTTGATCATCACCCCTACAAATACATCTATCTCGAGTAG
- a CDS encoding ABC transporter permease, producing MAKEVSKHRVTFATGENAKEYRREDVNATLRVTVSGVVKTVQGDSQWLTRPLDQNATSGVREVEVFRRERSGLLQGDLGPSFKHKGKSVNDIIRESFPKSLELGLYSMAIALLLGITAGAIAALKQNTILDYAPMSFAMVGICLPTFVMGPLLVLVFGLWLEWFPVAGWSAWGAEGFFPEGWPGDRVLPSCTLGFFYAAMVARLTRGGMLETLSQDFIKTARAKGLTETRVVVKHALRGGLLPTVSFLGPAFAGIISGSFVIETIFQIPGLGRHFIEAATNRDYTLVLGTVLFYATLILMLNLIVDILQAWLNPRIRTQ from the coding sequence ATGGCCAAGGAGGTGAGTAAGCATCGGGTGACCTTTGCGACTGGTGAAAATGCTAAGGAATACCGGCGCGAGGATGTGAACGCCACCCTCCGCGTCACGGTCTCCGGCGTGGTCAAGACCGTGCAGGGCGACAGCCAATGGCTGACCCGGCCTTTGGATCAAAACGCCACTTCCGGCGTGCGCGAGGTGGAGGTGTTTCGCCGGGAACGCTCCGGTTTATTGCAGGGCGATCTCGGCCCATCCTTCAAGCACAAGGGCAAGAGTGTGAACGACATCATCCGCGAATCATTTCCCAAGAGTCTGGAGCTGGGCCTTTACTCGATGGCTATCGCGCTGTTGTTGGGCATCACCGCCGGTGCCATTGCGGCATTGAAACAAAACACCATCCTCGATTACGCCCCCATGTCGTTCGCGATGGTGGGCATTTGCCTGCCCACATTCGTGATGGGCCCGCTGCTGGTACTGGTTTTTGGCCTCTGGCTGGAATGGTTCCCCGTAGCCGGCTGGTCGGCTTGGGGCGCCGAAGGCTTTTTCCCCGAGGGCTGGCCCGGCGACCGCGTATTGCCGTCCTGCACGTTGGGGTTTTTCTACGCCGCCATGGTGGCTCGGCTCACCCGCGGCGGTATGCTCGAGACGCTTAGTCAGGATTTCATCAAGACCGCCCGTGCCAAGGGTCTCACCGAAACGCGTGTGGTGGTAAAGCACGCCTTGCGCGGCGGGTTGCTGCCTACCGTCAGTTTTCTCGGGCCCGCCTTCGCTGGGATTATCAGCGGCTCGTTTGTCATTGAAACCATCTTCCAAATCCCCGGACTTGGACGACATTTCATCGAGGCGGCGACTAACCGCGATTACACCCTCGTGCTCGGAACCGTGCTGTTTTACGCCACGCTTATTTTAATGCTCAACCTCATTGTCGACATTCTCCAAGCCTGGCTCAACCCCCGCATCCGAACCCAATGA
- a CDS encoding ABC transporter permease has product MAVFGLCVFSLITLLSFVGPSLLPYDHESIDLPFQARPPLSEKHPFVCPNHEYVHLYSEDENCYVCNTPLEPAATQPARHLMGTDKLGRDLCAAVLRGGRVSLAVGFMATAVSLVIGVIWGAVAGYFGGRVDQFLMRIVDVLYALPFLIFVVLLMVMFGRNFLLLFFAIGFVEWLTMSRIVRAQVMALKNQEFVEASVALGYGRARIIFRHLFPNLLGPVIIYTTLTVPAVMLLESVLSFLGLGVQAPDTSWGVLIKQGAEGMEDYPWLLLFPAAFFSLTLFSLNFIGDGLRDALDPKSSKD; this is encoded by the coding sequence ATGGCAGTGTTCGGATTGTGCGTTTTTTCGTTGATCACACTGCTCAGTTTCGTGGGCCCCTCGCTGCTGCCATACGATCACGAGAGCATCGATTTGCCCTTCCAAGCGCGGCCGCCTTTATCGGAAAAGCACCCCTTCGTTTGCCCAAACCATGAATACGTGCATCTTTATTCCGAAGATGAAAACTGTTATGTCTGCAACACGCCGCTGGAACCGGCTGCCACCCAACCCGCCCGCCACCTGATGGGTACCGACAAGTTGGGCCGCGACCTTTGCGCCGCAGTGCTGCGAGGCGGCCGCGTGTCGCTGGCCGTTGGCTTCATGGCCACGGCAGTGTCACTGGTCATCGGTGTCATCTGGGGCGCGGTGGCCGGTTACTTTGGCGGGCGTGTGGATCAGTTTTTGATGCGCATTGTAGATGTCCTTTATGCGTTGCCCTTTCTCATTTTCGTCGTGCTGCTGATGGTTATGTTCGGGCGCAACTTCCTGCTGCTCTTTTTCGCCATTGGCTTTGTCGAATGGCTGACTATGTCGCGCATTGTTCGCGCGCAGGTAATGGCGTTGAAAAATCAGGAGTTTGTCGAGGCCTCCGTGGCGCTTGGCTATGGTCGGGCGCGGATTATTTTCCGCCATCTGTTCCCCAACCTGCTTGGGCCGGTGATTATTTATACCACGCTAACCGTGCCAGCGGTGATGCTGCTTGAATCGGTGCTCAGCTTCCTTGGGCTAGGCGTGCAGGCGCCGGACACTTCCTGGGGCGTGCTCATCAAACAGGGCGCCGAGGGTATGGAGGATTACCCGTGGTTGCTGCTTTTCCCGGCTGCTTTTTTCTCGCTCACACTTTTTAGCCTAAACTTTATTGGCGATGGACTGCGTGATGCGTTGGATCCTAAATCATCGAAGGATTGA
- a CDS encoding ABC transporter ATP-binding protein, with product MAILEVDNLKTYFHTRNGVVKAVDGISFHLEKGEILGIVGESGSGKSVTVHTLMGLVPQPPGRIEGGTAMFDDNNLLAADEAVFRSLRGKRISMIFQDPMTSLNPYLRISEQLIEPLLIHGQANREEALQRAITMLEKVGMSDAAERVHSYPHEFSGGMRQRVMIAMALITDPEVLIADEPTTALDVTVQAQILRLLKKLQSDLGVSVIFITHDLGVIAELADRVVVMYHGHIVEQGEVLPIFENPQHPYTKGLLACRPRLESTFNVLPTVSDYLDETEVAGEIELSEKPDAVARIEAMQKIEEPKIDETDLLLEVNDLQVHFPERAGFFSGPKGVVRAVDGVSFIVPIGSTLGLVGESGSGKTTTGRAILNLVAPTAGSVKFLDEEIAGRNAAAMLPLRKRMQIVFQDPYSSLNPRLTIEQALTEPMAVHGIGSSHSDRRDRAAVLLEEVDLEPHFLRRYPHEFSGGQRQRICVARALSLEPEFIVCDEAVSAMDVSVQAQVLNLLKELQSRRNLTYIFISHDLSVVKFMADTMAVMRDGKIVEQGRAEAIYANPAEDYTQRLIEAIPRDSVDFIKQRVA from the coding sequence ATGGCAATACTCGAAGTCGACAATTTGAAAACTTACTTTCACACGCGCAATGGCGTGGTGAAGGCGGTCGATGGCATTTCGTTCCATCTAGAAAAGGGCGAAATTCTCGGTATCGTGGGCGAGTCCGGCTCGGGCAAATCGGTGACGGTGCACACGCTGATGGGCCTCGTGCCACAACCGCCCGGACGCATCGAGGGCGGCACGGCAATGTTTGATGACAACAATTTGCTTGCCGCTGATGAAGCGGTGTTTCGGTCGCTACGTGGTAAGCGCATCTCAATGATTTTTCAGGATCCGATGACTTCGCTCAACCCGTATTTGCGAATTTCTGAGCAGCTTATCGAACCGCTACTCATTCACGGCCAAGCTAATCGTGAAGAGGCGCTGCAACGTGCCATCACGATGCTCGAGAAAGTGGGTATGAGCGACGCCGCCGAGCGAGTGCATTCGTATCCGCACGAATTCTCCGGCGGTATGCGCCAGCGCGTGATGATCGCCATGGCGCTGATCACCGATCCCGAAGTACTCATTGCCGATGAACCGACCACCGCGCTGGACGTCACTGTGCAGGCGCAAATTCTGCGGTTGCTGAAGAAATTGCAAAGCGATCTCGGCGTGTCAGTTATTTTCATAACGCACGATCTCGGGGTCATCGCCGAGCTGGCCGATCGCGTGGTGGTGATGTATCACGGCCATATTGTGGAGCAGGGCGAGGTCTTGCCGATTTTTGAAAACCCGCAACATCCGTACACCAAAGGATTGCTCGCCTGTCGACCACGATTGGAATCGACCTTCAACGTGCTGCCCACCGTTTCCGATTATCTTGATGAAACGGAAGTGGCCGGCGAAATCGAGCTCAGCGAAAAGCCCGATGCGGTCGCCCGCATTGAGGCGATGCAAAAAATCGAGGAACCGAAAATCGACGAAACTGATTTGCTGCTCGAGGTGAACGATCTCCAAGTGCATTTCCCTGAACGCGCCGGCTTTTTTTCCGGCCCAAAAGGCGTGGTGCGAGCGGTCGACGGCGTCAGCTTTATCGTGCCGATTGGCAGCACACTCGGTCTTGTTGGCGAATCCGGCAGTGGTAAAACCACCACCGGCCGCGCCATTCTCAACCTTGTGGCGCCCACCGCCGGTAGTGTGAAATTTTTGGACGAAGAAATCGCCGGCCGCAATGCCGCTGCAATGTTGCCGCTGCGCAAGCGGATGCAAATCGTTTTTCAAGATCCGTATTCCTCGCTCAACCCGCGCCTCACCATCGAACAGGCGCTCACCGAGCCGATGGCCGTGCACGGCATTGGCAGCAGCCACAGCGATCGTCGCGACCGCGCGGCGGTCTTGCTGGAGGAGGTCGATTTGGAGCCGCATTTTCTGCGCCGTTATCCGCACGAATTTTCCGGCGGCCAACGCCAGCGTATTTGCGTGGCGCGCGCGCTATCGCTCGAACCGGAGTTCATCGTGTGCGACGAAGCTGTCAGTGCAATGGATGTCTCGGTGCAGGCACAGGTTTTGAATTTATTGAAGGAACTTCAAAGCCGCCGCAACCTTACCTACATATTCATCAGCCACGATCTCAGCGTCGTCAAATTTATGGCCGATACAATGGCCGTGATGCGCGATGGGAAAATCGTGGAGCAGGGCAGAGCCGAAGCCATCTACGCTAACCCCGCCGAGGATTACACCCAACGTCTCATCGAGGCCATTCCCCGCGATAGCGTGGACTTCATCAAGCAGCGGGTGGCATGA
- the secG gene encoding preprotein translocase subunit SecG, with protein MEILNLALTIILFLISLFLILLVLVQLPKKEAGLGTAFGGGTTDALFGAGAGNVLTQLTKYCTILFLVLCLVLSYMNKRDGETTGTAKTGNNKANTEQPARPGNGLGGVPSTNQPVPSTNQPVPSTNQPAPSTNQPAPSTNQPAPSTNQPAPSTPETAPTPLEGKED; from the coding sequence ATGGAAATTCTAAATCTTGCCCTCACGATCATCCTGTTTTTAATCAGCCTATTTCTCATCCTGCTGGTGCTCGTGCAACTGCCCAAAAAAGAAGCCGGTCTCGGCACAGCCTTTGGTGGCGGCACCACCGACGCCCTCTTTGGCGCCGGCGCCGGCAACGTACTCACCCAACTTACCAAATATTGCACCATCCTGTTCCTCGTACTCTGCCTCGTGCTATCCTACATGAACAAACGCGACGGCGAAACAACCGGCACTGCGAAAACAGGTAATAATAAAGCCAACACAGAACAACCCGCCCGACCGGGCAACGGATTAGGCGGTGTCCCTTCCACCAATCAGCCTGTCCCTTCCACCAATCAGCCTGTCCCTTCCACCAATCAGCCTGCCCCTTCCACCAACCAGCCTGCCCCTTCCACCAACCAGCCTGCCCCTTCCACCAACCAGCCTGCCCCTTCCACCCCCGAAACCGCGCCAACACCGTTAGAGGGTAAAGAAGACTAA